In Thermococcus sp., the DNA window TCCTTCTATGACCGGCGGGAGGAGCCGGAGGAGGTTAAGCAGGCCGAGAGAGGAACGATGGAGTGGGGAATCGAGAGTGCGGTGAAGAGAGTCAGAGAGAGGCCCGATCTCGTCTACCATCTCGGCGACTGGGGCAAGGAGCCGATGGTTCTGGTGTTTGGGGGGAGCGCGGCGGAAGTTTTAGAAATACTGCATGACCTTGTCCGTTGACCTCACATAAACGCACATAGCACATCAAAGAACGCCGAGCCAAGCCAGTGGAGGAGGAAGCTTGGCAGGAAGCTCTCGCTTTCAAGGTCGAGCCATGAGAACACTATCCCCGCCACAAAGGCGTATGGAATCTCGATCCCAGGCTTTCCGATGTGGGCAAGGGTGTAAGGAACGTCCTGCGCAAGGATGGCCGGCCACCTGTTTTTCTCGGCCAAAGGCATGAGGAGGACACCACGGTAGAAGGCCTCGTTGGCCAGCATTATGGCCCCCATGGCGAGCTCTTTGATAGCAAAATCAAGCGGACTGGAGAAGCTAAAAATTGGGTAGTAATCCTTCATCGACGGAACCGTCGTGCCGTAGAGGCTGAGTGGAATTGTGGCGATTAGCAGGACCAGTGCCCAGCGATAGCCCCTACCGTTGCCAAGTTTAAAGCCCAATTCGGTCGGCCTGAAACCGAGGAAGAGCGCAAGGGCAAAAGGAACCGCGATTAAGAACAGGACGTTGTACAACGCCCAGAGAAATATTCCCCTCCAACTGTAGCGCACCGCGAGGATGAAGGGAAGTGATAAAGTATAGAGGATGTAAGGATTTCTCCTGATTCCCATCCGTTACACCATAAAGTTTATTTGGACGTTTCCAGCGTAGCGCCGAACTTCTATTCCCCGGTTGGTGAAGACGAGTCCTATCTCTAGGGGTCTTCTTGGGTTGGCACGCCTGACAACGCGGATTCCAACCTCATCGCCTATCCTGTCCTTGTTGAGCCGATTAACATGAGTGTAAAGAAGGCTTAGAAAGTTTCTATAGTCCTGCATCTCCTCGAGGAACTCTCTCTGTTCAGGGTTCAGTCTCGGGTAGATGTAGCGGTGGAAGAACCAGTCAAAGGCGCTCCTAGTCTCCGTTGAGTACGCGAAGAGGAGCTGGTAGAACTCCACGTTCTTGTTTCCAAAGACCGAGTCCATGTGAGCGACGGCCTTCCCAAGGTAACCCGCGGCCTCGCTGAGTTTCATGTTTATAAGCCTCAACTCAATGTCGCTCCCCCTTAGGTTTATCTGAACGTACCTACCCGCTCCAAAGTCCATGTAGATCGTGTTGTAGAACAGAACCAGCTTTCTTGGTCGGAATGTCATGTACTGAACGAGGCGCCTAATCGTGTCCCCCAGCCGGTTGAGCTGTCTGGGATCGCCAATGAGGAGTGCCTCTATCCCAGCCACGGGTTCATGTAGAACTACATCGTTGTCAAGCCAGAACTCGACCTCGTGCCTCCATCCCGGCATGTTGTAGCGGTTCAGAATCTTTAGGTCAGCTATTGAAACGGGGGCTTCCTTCTGAACCCGTCCAAATCGTTTCTTAAAGACGACCACGGGGTGGTAGCCGTTTGAGGGGTTGATGTACGACACCGGTATATCCATGACATAGCACAGTGCCATGAGGGCCTCACGTATCTTAGGGATGTCATCCCGCGTGAACCTCGAACCTAGATCCTCAAGCAGAATCCTCAGTCTCCCCTCACTGACCATGGCCTGCACCCAAAAGGATTAAGAAGAAGG includes these proteins:
- the mrtA gene encoding CPBP family archaeomyxosortase MrtA, coding for MGIRRNPYILYTLSLPFILAVRYSWRGIFLWALYNVLFLIAVPFALALFLGFRPTELGFKLGNGRGYRWALVLLIATIPLSLYGTTVPSMKDYYPIFSFSSPLDFAIKELAMGAIMLANEAFYRGVLLMPLAEKNRWPAILAQDVPYTLAHIGKPGIEIPYAFVAGIVFSWLDLESESFLPSFLLHWLGSAFFDVLCAFM